In the Acidimicrobiales bacterium genome, one interval contains:
- a CDS encoding amidohydrolase family protein — MDEAADDPHPDPYPDSDLRPQAVGRRRVVLGIGFGGALLALGRRLPGRPDGGATAVGPTTIPAVPRSSTSRPPEPPTSSTVGADETTTTVDTHRYDLVVAGGRVIDPETGFDAVAHVGIDGDTVMTVATTPLVGRSTLNATGLVVAPGFIDILSYPVNGYGEWNKIADGVTSNLCMHGINDPMDAFLSRSSTHRPPVNYGGATDQYSHRAAIGAGIDYATDRHLDELIRRADADLRGGALGIHEQPEYVPGVTLDEMLRHGDLAASHGVPLCLHLRYSENLEPGTQEEAIAEAVTVARRTGCAVHIEHVNSTGGTGRMAEAIAQIEAARADGLALTACSYPYTFWATYANSARFDNFREKYGITVADLQIAATSTRLDEAGWQAARKDNLLTAAFAMSDDDIELPLTTPWIMVGSDAILERPHNNHPRASGCFSRVLGHYVRDQGVLTLPEALAKMTILPARLLEGSSPAMAQRGRLSAGAAADVTVFDPATISDRATIEKTWLESVGVHHVVVNGQVVREAGTTNRSARPGVPLVSQVDAG, encoded by the coding sequence GTGGACGAGGCTGCCGACGACCCGCACCCCGACCCGTACCCGGATTCCGACTTGCGGCCCCAAGCAGTGGGCAGACGGCGAGTCGTCCTCGGCATCGGTTTCGGCGGCGCCCTCCTTGCGCTTGGTCGGCGGCTTCCGGGCAGACCAGATGGTGGGGCAACCGCCGTTGGCCCGACCACCATTCCGGCGGTTCCTCGCTCATCCACCAGCCGGCCCCCGGAACCACCGACATCGTCGACCGTTGGGGCTGATGAGACCACCACCACGGTCGATACCCACCGCTACGACCTGGTGGTTGCCGGCGGGCGGGTCATCGACCCGGAGACCGGGTTCGACGCTGTGGCCCACGTGGGCATCGACGGCGACACCGTGATGACCGTGGCCACCACACCGCTGGTTGGCCGTTCAACCCTGAACGCCACGGGACTGGTGGTCGCTCCCGGCTTCATCGACATCCTTTCCTACCCCGTGAACGGTTACGGAGAATGGAACAAGATCGCCGACGGGGTCACCTCCAACCTCTGCATGCACGGCATCAATGACCCAATGGACGCATTCCTGTCGCGCTCGTCTACCCACCGGCCGCCGGTCAACTACGGCGGCGCCACCGACCAGTACAGCCACCGGGCAGCCATCGGTGCGGGCATCGACTACGCCACCGATCGCCATCTCGACGAGTTGATCCGACGAGCCGACGCTGACCTACGAGGGGGCGCACTGGGCATCCACGAACAACCGGAATACGTCCCCGGCGTCACCCTCGACGAGATGCTCCGTCACGGCGACCTCGCCGCCTCCCACGGCGTACCCCTCTGCCTGCACCTCCGGTACTCGGAGAACCTGGAACCGGGAACCCAGGAGGAGGCCATTGCCGAGGCGGTCACCGTGGCACGGCGAACGGGCTGTGCCGTCCACATCGAGCACGTCAACTCGACCGGCGGCACCGGGCGGATGGCCGAGGCGATAGCCCAGATAGAAGCCGCGCGGGCCGACGGGCTGGCCCTGACAGCCTGCTCCTACCCCTACACCTTCTGGGCCACCTACGCGAACAGCGCCCGGTTCGACAACTTCCGGGAGAAGTACGGCATCACGGTGGCCGACCTCCAGATCGCGGCCACGTCCACGCGCCTTGACGAGGCTGGCTGGCAAGCAGCTCGGAAGGACAACCTTCTCACCGCGGCGTTCGCCATGTCCGACGACGACATCGAACTGCCGCTCACCACCCCCTGGATCATGGTGGGGTCCGACGCCATCCTCGAAAGGCCCCACAACAACCATCCCCGGGCATCGGGCTGTTTCAGTCGGGTGCTGGGCCACTACGTGCGCGACCAGGGCGTACTGACGCTGCCTGAGGCATTGGCCAAGATGACCATCCTCCCGGCCCGACTGCTGGAGGGTTCCAGCCCGGCCATGGCCCAACGGGGCCGCCTCTCGGCCGGAGCGGCAGCCGACGTGACCGTCTTTGACCCGGCCACCATTTCCGACCGTGCAACCATTGAGAAGACGTGGCTGGAGTCGGTCGGTGTCCACCACGTGGTGGTCAACGGACAGGTTGTTCGGGAGGCCGGTACCACCAACCGGTCAGCGCGTCCCGGCGTGCCTCTCGTGAGCCAGGTCGACGCCGGGTGA
- a CDS encoding site-specific DNA-methyltransferase, which yields MTERRGATESPSTTTTSTTSFGVGRRENHDASAFYARFTPPTVSDDDVVVRAPDLGDGCLNGDARDMHQIPDASVALVVTSPPYFVGKDYEVEMERDGVPSSYLEYLGMLRDVFAECVRVLEPGGRIAVNVANLGRKPYRSLSADVIGILQDELGLLLRGEVVWQKAEGATGSVAWGSFRRAANPVLRDMTERVVIASKGRFDRAVPTARRTRDGLPSESTITTDEFMEATLDVWRIDAEQATRVGHPAPFPVELPRRLIDLYTYRDDLVLDPFLGSGSTLVAAARSGRRGVGFDLDPEYVTLAKQRLADEQRRLAEEPVAAWRRADLSSATAAQEGLFAEVGALGPDQALDRATASGKKVADIAEAALLEAGFEVVKAPAVRRDLGLQFPFLVTDGHLGRQWYVDVAGAFTNARAGMRRADVLWRTLGRAHVLSSGHAADGPHGRPRLLVLTPRLPRSGTEGDRALRAAGGHGVFDVLELFDGPATERLRHYAETSPDRPLPGFWGEDEVEARFT from the coding sequence ATGACTGAACGGCGCGGCGCGACCGAGAGTCCGTCCACGACGACGACTTCGACGACCAGCTTCGGCGTGGGACGTCGCGAGAACCATGACGCCTCGGCGTTCTACGCCCGCTTCACCCCGCCGACCGTGTCCGACGACGACGTGGTGGTCCGGGCACCCGACTTGGGCGACGGATGTCTAAATGGCGACGCCCGCGATATGCACCAGATTCCGGATGCATCGGTCGCCCTGGTGGTCACCTCCCCGCCCTACTTCGTGGGCAAGGACTACGAGGTGGAGATGGAACGTGACGGCGTGCCGTCCTCCTACCTGGAGTACCTGGGGATGCTGCGTGACGTGTTCGCCGAGTGCGTGCGGGTGCTCGAGCCGGGCGGCCGGATCGCCGTCAACGTGGCCAACCTGGGTCGCAAGCCGTACCGGAGCCTGTCGGCCGACGTCATCGGGATCCTGCAGGACGAACTGGGGCTGCTGCTCCGGGGCGAGGTGGTGTGGCAGAAGGCCGAGGGGGCGACCGGCTCGGTGGCCTGGGGTTCGTTCCGGCGGGCCGCCAACCCGGTGCTGCGTGACATGACCGAACGGGTGGTCATCGCCAGCAAGGGTCGGTTCGACCGCGCCGTGCCGACTGCCCGCAGGACCCGTGACGGCCTCCCGTCGGAGAGCACCATCACCACCGACGAGTTCATGGAAGCCACCCTTGACGTGTGGCGGATCGACGCCGAACAAGCCACTCGGGTGGGCCATCCGGCGCCCTTTCCCGTCGAGCTGCCACGACGACTCATCGACCTTTACACCTACCGGGACGACCTGGTGCTGGACCCCTTCCTCGGGTCGGGCAGCACGCTGGTGGCGGCCGCCCGCTCCGGTCGTCGCGGCGTGGGCTTTGACCTGGATCCCGAGTACGTGACGTTGGCCAAGCAACGCCTAGCCGACGAGCAACGTCGCCTCGCCGAAGAGCCGGTCGCAGCGTGGCGTCGGGCCGACCTGTCCAGTGCTACGGCCGCCCAGGAGGGGTTGTTCGCAGAGGTGGGGGCGCTCGGGCCCGATCAGGCGCTCGACCGGGCTACGGCATCGGGCAAGAAGGTGGCTGACATTGCCGAGGCCGCACTCCTCGAGGCCGGTTTCGAGGTCGTCAAGGCTCCGGCGGTCCGCCGCGACCTAGGTCTGCAGTTCCCGTTCTTGGTGACCGATGGACATTTGGGTCGTCAGTGGTACGTCGACGTGGCAGGAGCGTTCACCAACGCCCGGGCGGGAATGCGGCGCGCCGACGTGTTGTGGCGGACTCTCGGGCGGGCCCACGTCCTGTCCAGCGGGCATGCCGCCGACGGCCCGCACGGCCGGCCTCGACTGCTGGTGTTGACCCCTCGTCTCCCGCGTTCGGGAACCGAGGGCGATCGTGCCCTTCGGGCCGCTGGAGGCCACGGGGTGTTCGACGTGTTGGAACTGTTTGATGGGCCGGCTACCGAGCGGCTCCGCCACTACGCCGAGACGTCCCCCGATCGTCCGCTGCCGGGATTCTGGGGGGAGGACGAGGTGGAGGCCCGCTTCACCTGA